From one Bacillus sp. FJAT-42376 genomic stretch:
- a CDS encoding sigma-70 family RNA polymerase sigma factor — protein sequence MDKEKQWIKKVQKNGNSEAANMLISKYYQEIYSFVYKQSLDSELSLDLTQEIFIRVLKSIHHYNAAKASFRTWLYRIASNRLIDYYRSKSYKYRQLSEPINDHDFEMEEDMMLSLEYKEDVQNILRLLNQLEMSSQQIVRLKLFAEYTLKEIAEIVQVPLSTVKSRYYTALKLIKKEMKEDRDE from the coding sequence ATGGACAAAGAGAAACAGTGGATTAAAAAGGTACAAAAGAATGGAAACAGTGAAGCGGCGAATATGCTGATATCCAAGTACTATCAAGAAATCTATTCATTTGTGTATAAACAGTCGCTCGATAGTGAGCTTTCCCTTGATTTAACTCAGGAGATTTTTATTCGTGTGCTTAAATCCATTCATCATTACAATGCTGCAAAAGCCTCCTTCAGAACTTGGCTTTACAGGATTGCCTCCAATAGACTGATTGATTACTATCGGTCGAAAAGCTATAAGTACAGACAGCTTTCAGAACCCATTAATGATCATGATTTTGAGATGGAAGAAGATATGATGCTTTCCTTGGAGTATAAAGAAGATGTTCAAAATATTTTAAGGCTCCTTAATCAGCTGGAGATGAGCTCCCAGCAAATTGTCAGGCTGAAGCTGTTTGCAGAGTATACCCTGAAGGAAATTGCTGAAATTGTCCAAGTTCCTTTATCAACAGTGAAGTCAAGGTACTATACGGCGCTGAAACTAATAAAAAAAGAAATGAAGGAGGACCGCGATG